The DNA segment CTCCAGCGCGAGCGGGCTGTTTTGAAATCGCGAATTACGAGTTCGTCCCCCGTGTCGATCAGCAAGTCGATCCTGGCCAGCAAGTCTGGACAGCCCGGCACCAGGGGCTCGCGCAACTCTTCTTCAATGCCCAGGATCGTGCCACCTGGCTGTGCCAGATCGCTGGCCTGAAACGCCCGCAGCATGCGATCAGCCAGCCGGCCCAGTGAATCGGCGCTTTCGTCCTTACCGAAATGGACGCTGCCGATGTCCCGATCTTTCCAAGCTTCCTGGTACGCGGTGAGCAGGATATCGAGATCAGGTGCCGGGTTGCCGGCCAGCAGCTCGCGGAAGTGCACCTCTAAGGCTGAATGAATTGCCCCGCCGAAGACCAGGCTTGAACCAACGGTCGTTTCGGGCAGACCTTCCACGTAGCGAAAAAAGTACCTTAGAGGACACGCGGCATAAGTGGTGATCGCAGAGTAGCTGGTATAGTCCCGGCCGGTGAGCTGCATGGCCGTCTGGTTGGGCTCGACGGCTGTAATCATCGGTGCGCACCGTTGCCGTTGGCCGAGGCCTTCAGCTCGTCAATCAGGCTGCTGGCCTCGGTGATCGAAAGCTCTTCAGGATTTTGCACGCTGTAGCGGCCGCTCAGCAGGCTGGCGAGGTTGAGCTTCTGGCGGTCGGCGATGGCATGCAGCGCCCGAGCCTGGGATGCCGTGGCGCGGCGGGCGTTGCTGCGGCGCTGGCCGTTTTGTTGTTGGCCGTTATTTGCGGCCGGTCCGTTGCCGGCCAGTTCTTCGTCCACTGAGGCCTTGGCCAGCATGAAGAGCTGGCGGATTCGGTCTTTCAGTCGATCCGCGTCCCCAACAAGGCTAGAATCGAGTTCCAGCTCAAGGTTTACCGAAGCTCCCCGGCTGCCGTAATTGGCTTCGCCGGTCTTGCGGTTGAAGCCAACGTTGAGTTTGAGCATGATCGTATTCCTGGTCAGTTTGTTTTTTGGATCTTTCGCTGAGCGGATCTATGGTCTCGCAGATCTTACGACGCATTCGTGCGATTCGGACACGATGGAACGAAGTGGCGGTTGAGGAATCCAGCGATGAACTCTCAGCACGCTCGGACGGACCCGACGTAGGGGCAGCGATAGCTGACTACACCGCTGCTCAACTTCTCCGTACTGAGCTGCCACCGGAACCCATGCTAATCGGGCAGTTGTGGAGGCCACATAATTATCGGTGGTCGGTGCTAAGGCGCTGGATCACTGTGGCATCAGCGCTGCTCACGGTCTTAACACTCATTTGGTTGGTCCTGGAGGCATCGTTAATAGAGATTCCAGGGATTCTTTGTCTTCTTGTGAGTATCGTTCTAGCCGGACTGGTAATGGCTGAACTCGTCAACGGCTCCGGTATCGAGATCGAGAGCCAATATGTCACTCCGGGGTCAAACAAGCGATATGATCGAGTGAACCAGTTTCGGCCATCGATAAACAGCCTTCCGCGCTTATTGGGCATTCTGGCGGCGATACTCGCCGGTCTCCTCGTCGGGTTTGCGGGGATTTTCAACGCACTCGAAAATCACTGGCCGGGCTCATTTCGCTACGATGTTTCCGGCTGGGTGTATTTCTCTGTGGCTACGTTTGCAACGGTCGGCTACGGCGACATTACACCTGTATCTGCACTAGCAAGAATCACCGTAATAGCCGAGATCGTGATCGGCATGATCACGAATGCGGTGCTAATTTCCAGCACTGTGTCCTGGCTGATTTCAGATGCACGACTTCGACGGGATGCAGCCGACACTGCCCGTGGCAAGCGGATGAAACGCCGCGAAGAATGGTTTAAGGCGGCAAAGGTCGGGCTGTATGGAGATCCTGGCGAAATGGAACGCCACATTCGGGAGGTGCAGGAAAAGACAAATCGCGAAAAGTCAGGCAATACTGGCGTTGATCCAGAGTAGTGGTCGAACTCAAAAGTTTTTGCTGACTTGTCATCCTGCGACCTTCTGCAACTCCTTGAGCGAAGCCAGCGTCGATGCGACCAGCTTGGTCTGCCGTTTCTGCCGCTTGAGCGAGCGGATCAGATCGTTGGCCTGGGTGGCGGCGTTCCGCAGGGCGGTTCGTAAGGCAACGGCTTGGTCGATGGGTGAACCGGCTGACGGATTTGCCGGTTGCAAGCGCCGACGCTTCTGTTTCTCGGCGGCAGGTTGCTCGACCGTTTGTTCGGGATTTTGGCTTGGCATGATCTTCAGTTTCCTCCCACGCTTGAATGGAACGGTTTGATTGGTCGCGTTTTGGCCAGATGATTCGATCCGTACGGGATCTTCGCTCGGCTTGATCGCATCCTTGCCGTCGAGCAAAGCCCAGAGATACTGGCGCTGGCCATCGTTGCACTGTGCCGGCGAATCCGGGCCGAAGAAGAACACGTCGGTGAAGCCCAGCTTGAGCGCTTGTGCCACGAACTTCCGGTTTGTGTTGATCGTCACGGCATCGCCGATGTAGCTGGAACCCGAAAGCACCAGTTCGGTGCAACGCGGACTTCCCTCGGGCCGAGCCCGGATCACGACGCCGCCGTTCAACTCGACGGTCACTGGATCGTGGAGCGGGTCATCGCATGGCAAGCTCGGAAGGCTGTTGGCCAAGAAAATGGCATCCGGCTGGCTGAGCGTCAGGCGTGAACTCGCGCTGCTGGTGGGCCGGAACAGGTCATCTACCTTGGGAAACCTGCCTTCCTTGTTGATCTTGAGCCAAAGCGTCCAAGGCTCAATCCGCAGCAAGACCCAATCATCGGTTTTGCCCACGCTGACCGGCTCGTCCTGCCCCAGCTCTTTGCAGCCGAAAACGCCCAGCGCCGGCACCAGCAAATCGCCCGTCCACGGAAAACTGAAGCCGCCTTGGCGTAGAACCTGCCGACCGTCGGTGGCAACGATTTGGCCGACGCTGCCCCGAAGCTGAAGATGATCCAGCGCGTACCGAACGACATCGCGATCTGCACAGGTGGTTGCATTGTGCAAAGATCGGAGCAAACCGAACGGCGTGGTTGCCAGATCGGCGGGGGTTTCGAGGAAAAGCTCATCCATGGGTTCAGCCGGCTCATCGTAAACGAGCATCTGCGGGATGCCGCGATCAGTCCATTCGACGGAAATCCTGCCATCCTGCCGCCGTTGAAATGTCACTGGATCGCTTGTCCGGCCTTCAATGGCGTCAAGGCATTCCAGCGGGCTCAGCGTCCTTTCGGCTTGGTCAATCACGGGCAGCCGGTATTGAATGGCAGCCGTGGCAGAACGTGCCTGGATTACCAGTTCATCGCCGACTGGCTGGAAAAGCAGTTTTGAAGGTGAACCCGGCTTGATGCCAGCCCGCCGGCATACGGCTCGTAGCGTACGAGCCAACGCGCGCGTTATAGTGACCATTGCAACTCCCTTCGAGACGATTCTTGGTCTCGGTTTATTTCTATTTCTGGCAGTTCTGAGTACATGCTTTAGCTTGAAAGCAGGAGGCCTCGGATGAAATGCGCTTTCATTTCAGTGCTACTTACCCTCAGCGCCGTTTGCGTTGGATCGCCTCCTTCATTTCCGAGGGCCGTGAGCTGTCCGCTTTGTAAAACCAACTTCGAAGCGATCACAGGCGGTGAAGGCGGCTACCAATCCACAATGCGGCTGGATCTAATGCCCGTTGGTGCAATAA comes from the Pirellulales bacterium genome and includes:
- a CDS encoding PD-(D/E)XK nuclease family protein gives rise to the protein MITAVEPNQTAMQLTGRDYTSYSAITTYAACPLRYFFRYVEGLPETTVGSSLVFGGAIHSALEVHFRELLAGNPAPDLDILLTAYQEAWKDRDIGSVHFGKDESADSLGRLADRMLRAFQASDLAQPGGTILGIEEELREPLVPGCPDLLARIDLLIDTGDELVIRDFKTARSRWSQDQAEESAGQLLLYSELVQKLDPSKTVRLEFAVLTKT
- a CDS encoding potassium channel family protein, with the translated sequence MAELVNGSGIEIESQYVTPGSNKRYDRVNQFRPSINSLPRLLGILAAILAGLLVGFAGIFNALENHWPGSFRYDVSGWVYFSVATFATVGYGDITPVSALARITVIAEIVIGMITNAVLISSTVSWLISDARLRRDAADTARGKRMKRREEWFKAAKVGLYGDPGEMERHIREVQEKTNREKSGNTGVDPE